Within the Centropristis striata isolate RG_2023a ecotype Rhode Island chromosome 23, C.striata_1.0, whole genome shotgun sequence genome, the region GCTTTtataagtttaatttatttgtactttttactttattttctccaaactgggggcgtaCTGGATGTGGATTAGTACTTCATACTCTATccctttaaattaaatcataaaagtgCAGCTTCAGGTATAATCAGTAACTAATTTCAGTTTTCCTATCTTTGTGAACAGTGTTCTGCTGCTGGCTGTCGCAGCTCATCCAACAGGTATCAATGACCCTCAGCACATGTTGCATATTCTTTTAagttaccaaaataaaatagatcataattaagccaaaaacgtggactttatgtaatttaattacatgtaaatttttcatgtaattttgttacatacgttgaatgtaaaaggtcaaattaaatgcaatgtttttctttcatttaaaagtaatatagataaattaaataactttaatgcaaatttctacatgaacttaatgtgtaaattcacttaaagtttatgtatacttttacataaaccttatgagttTATTCAATGTTACATATAAAGTTAAAGAGACATAAAgcccatacaaagtaaagcatattaagattataactcatatacaacaacttccttacttactactaataagcaataattctgaggttattgagggaaaactcttagttaatgtcttactggttgtataataaggccatgtagaataaggcattaataactacttaataatgactaattaagagccaatatgttacttatttgcatgctaataagcaactaattaatggtgaatatgtgttccctaaacaGTAATCTGTTGCCCCAATTTGGTGCTTAaactcataaggtttatgtaaaagtatacataaactttaagtaaatttacacaTTCGGTTTATGTAGAAATTCGCATTAACGTTATTTAATGTatctatattacttttaaatgaaagaaaaacattgcatttaatttgaccttttacattcaacttatgtaacaaaattacatggaaaatttacatgtaactaaattacataaagtccacGTTTTTGgcttaatcattttgtgtgtacaATAAGGTACCTCGCAAACAGATGTTTGTCCTCTCCAGGTGACCTCATGGGGGCCATGGAGTTCCCCTCCCTCCAGTCCTACACATTTCACTGCGGCTGCTGTGCCAGGTGAGTCTTTCAGGctccgtttccatggtgacggtctgaacagaagacgcaaaagtggcgttgcgtccaatttaacatgcatgttgtccgcgacccccgctcactgaacagaatctcacacgcacagttcagatcatacaaactcagttgatacgacaaattttggacaaataatgaagcagacaacaactatgtgcgttatatatgtttttatattttattgttacttttaatctaagtccttttctataagtttaaaggcccattctgacctcctgagtgtgtaacagtcagcttcaagccagagactccttggaaagtaataacttgctactttgggatttgtcagaaaagacacaaaataccccaaaaataatcaaattgaccacaaaaagacacaaaatatccaaaaaatgacataaaattaagcaaaaagggactcaaattgaccacaaaatgacaaaaatgaccaaacaaagacacaaatagaccaaaaaagacacaaaatgaccaaaaaagacacaaaatgacccaaaaaagaaacaaaatgacccaaaaaagacacgaaaagactaaaaaaaagacacaaaatgatctaaaaagacgcaaaatgaccaaaccccTTTGAAGAATTTGAAGTAAGAGACATCACAATAAACATCCTGAGCatcatacaagaaaaaagtgttaagacattacaataaatacattaaatacagaaataagtaGTTCTGACATAACATAGTTATAAAGTTAGTGTTAatcttgtaaataaataaaaagaaatagttgaatatttagacaatcaaagaaataaaatgtcagaagtaTTGATAATTATGACAACAGGCAGAGTAGATGATATATATAATCTGTGGctaggtgggttttttttcgaATAGGCATCTCTTTCCGGCAACATTGCATCCCATCATTTCCTTTTTAATATTGTCCCAAATTCCTCGTATTACTGGACAAtcccaaaaaatgtgtgtggtgTCTCCAATATTTCCACAATTTCCCCAACATAATGCTACATTGGGATTTTTCACATATGAAGAGATGATAAAGGgagtattaaaatatctgatctTCACTTTCCAGTCGAATTCTTTACACAGTTGGCTGCTAATTCCCCTATGACAACCTGTACATATGATAATGgacatgtgttgttgtttgtgacaGCTGTATATTGAACAGAGCTGCTGACTCGTCTTATTCTGGACGCTGGCAGTAAAGTCTGGGTCCTGAGAAGCAGCAAGACAATACACAGAGTGAAAATAGAAGAGGCTTTAGGTGCCAGTTGTCATGTGACACAGAGCCCAGACTGTCTGTAACCTTGTGGGACACCAGAAGTGCACAACAACATGAATTATCTATTTATAACCAGCGGAGGCCTACGGAGACATGAGGAGATGTGTGTTAGAAAGTCTGTGTAACTTATAACAGTCTATAAAGTCTGGCTTCTTagtgacacttttttttacattaaatagtCTAGAATGGAGGTGGTACATTTAAGAGCAGAccacattttattattgtgaGTTATTTCCATATGTGCCAATTGTATTTtagaccaattattcctaaacatttaatccaaatggctataatttaatggtttgattctgcaaactgtctttttaatttagaattaaaTTTCTAAAATTAGTTCTAAAATTAATTTAGAACAAATTCATTAATAAGAGACAATAGGtccaaattaaaacactgccaaATTAAGcttgtttagtgaatatttacagtttttaaagatAATCAGTGTTACAGATTAGCTTCATTTGTTTGAAATTTGTCACTCATTTATCAGTCATGTGATGTCTGTTAGAAATCCCTCtggcaaaaaaacatattattattttattacttatttttgtatttcattgtttgtttccTTATAGAAGCTCATTTCTGCCAATGTAATGagaataaattatttcttaatttatgagaataatgccttattttgaaataatgaGTTAGTATTGCAAAGTATTGAAAAACTCCAAATAAAGGTTTGTTATCTCAaataatgattgtttttttaaaaggttctCATTGTTTTATGCAATTCATtattttgcaatattaagtcattattttgaggggTTTTTTAATGActtacaggattttttttctttttcaattttctTTAACTGGCAGATTTCAGCATTATAAGTTATAATGCTGAAATCTATGGAAGCCCATTCCTGCCAGTTaaagaaaattgaaaaaataataataatcctgttATAATTTATAACTCACCTGAGTCTCCTCTCACAGTGCTCTGCTGGGGTTCCTGTTGCTGTTGGCAACAGTCAAACTAAAGAGCGGACTGTCCCTCGAGCATTTCGGGGTCTGGATTTTCCTGTCTAAGGTGATCATATGtcatattttcactttttctttcaaTTGATATTTAATAGTATAGATTTAACTGTGCACTTTACAGAAACTTTTATCCAACATAGCATCATACTTCACACAATCAAAACACTGAGTAAAttgtaattatattatattttatatatatatatatatatttttatatatatatatatatatatttattttatatatatatatatatatatatatatataaatatatttattttatatatatatatatatatatatataaatatatttattttatatatatatataatatatatataaatgtatatatatattttatatatataaatataaatgtatatatatatatacacatttatatatatataaatgtatatgtataatttttatttatatatatatatttaaaaaaatatatatatatatatatattagtaacAAGAGTAGTAGTTTATTTAATCTCTCTTTTCTTCCAGATTACTGCCATGTGCCTCTCCCCGCTTAttttctacatatatatataatttttatttatatatatatatatatatttaaaaaaaaaaatatatatatatatattagtaataATCAAAACACTGAGTAAattgtaattatattttatatatatatataatatatatattaaaaaaaatatatatatatatattagtaacAAGAGTAGtagtttattttatgtctcttttcttCCAGATTACTGCCATGTGCCTCTCCCCGCTTATTTTCTACATGGACTTTAATATTCCATCTCTGACCTGGTAAGCACATCACCTGCCTATTTTATGTTATGGAGTTTTATGGAACCATTAAGGTTTTCTATGATTTATTCCCCTGTCTGGTTTCAGTGTGGCCGTCAGCCATGCTGCAGAGGCTCTGCTGCTTTATTCTCAGAGAGACTCTCAGCTCTGATCTCTCTGGATTAACACTCCACTTGCACTCCGGAAAgaatttttttctacaaaatctattgtattttttcacattatttttgtaatttctgaTGTATGCGCTGACAATCTGCTGACCAAATAAAAGTCTTTGTTTACATATTGTGCTTTCTGTATATTCTCTCTTACTTTGATGTCCCTAAGGTACATTTTCATCCAtgctaaaaagaaaaactacaaaaaaaatggtaacactttacaataaccatctaagtgatgtttatagatggtttataaaccaattattattaaccatttacaaaattctatacatatttaatcttcaaatggtttcaagcaatttcttaaaggtataagaataattttgaaataatttacatacttaatatggtgttaaaaatgttataatgagtgtaaagctattaataaactaataattatgtttgtttatggtaaagtaatctatttggcatttataaattatagttcaaccgTATTACATTtcctattcaccattctaaatggcctatatacggtttataaatgatgattaaacattaataaactatctgtttaccatttataaatgatggttattgtaaagtgttaccaaaaaagtatatattatttttcagaGCTAtggaattttaaccctttaatgacAGTCATTTACATAATAACTTctgttataaaaacaaaatattgtttttcccTCACAGTTGGGGAAACATTACGCTCAATATTGTTTTTaaggaattttattttttttgtgtagtgtcagaaaaaaactatGTCCTCTTCCGAAAAAAggtataaaatactttatattatttttcacttaaacaggtacattttttaaccaacataaaCGAATAGCTGCAGAGTTTTATGAGGTCAAGCAAATAATAGATTTCTTGTTGAAAGAATAACTTGGCTCATTGACATCACTCAGTAGACATAGAGTCACTTTTATTTATCCAAACATATTCCAAGCATACTCAGAATCTATAAAAATCTTAACTGAACACaaacaagtcaaactttatATAAATACAGCACACAGACATTACAGACTGAACTGAAAGTggaaaactaaactacaacagGTCAACATTGTTAACAGGGTCACTGATAACACAGAGCTTCATTGTTCTCCATGCAGCTGCTCTTCAGAAACTGTTAATTATTTCCTGTAAATGGATCGATTCAACATACTTTTAGCTGTCCTGATGGTTTTTCTTCGGGGTGAATAAAGCACTGAATGGTTGTCTTCTCCGAGCACGAGTCTGGGGATCCTTCTCCTCTTTAATATACCCTACAGGGAAATTAAATGTCagcatttatgcatttttcacGCTTATAGTCATGATGGCAGGCATTAACACTGAAGACATTGTAAGAATGACAGTCAATGAATCCCCCCGGGACAATATGTCTCCATTTCACCAAAGCTGCTGAGGGTTTAAAGCGactacaaggagtttttaaaCTGGTAGTGAAAGAGTCTTAATTTAATACTGACGCCcagtggtggaacaagtattcaggtcctttacttaagtaaaagtactaataccacactgtgaaattactccactacaagtaaaaatcctgcattcaaaacttactgaagtaaaagtacaaaagtatcagcatcaaaatgtacttaaagtatcaaaagtaaaagtactcgttatgcagcacGCCCCCACTCATTGTAATGTATTatctaatatattattagattatttgtattgatgcatttatgcaagtcgtgctttaatttttttttttttaaatggggctgattttaaccacttaatatactgttgtgaggtttaactttaaaaaaaatgtctcatgactttaaattttttaagtttttatgttaaatttcgacctgaaaagtaactaaagctgtcagctaaatgtagtggagtaaaaagtacaatatttgcctaattttgtgtctttttttagtctttttgtgtctttttttagtcattttgtgtctttttttagtcctttagtccaacataaaatgtgattttgaatcttttttttactttcaaaacactatcatgctcaataaagaattgtaaatgttgcaaatgtgcattaatttcagagtacactgagacattaaactgcatcattttcaattaaattctggaaaagttggtgtgttctaaaacttttgaccagtagtgtatatttacgACTGGAGGCGGTGGAGCTTATGCAAACACAACCACATTAATTCACGTGCTGCCAAACACAGAATCAGAGTCCCTTCTAGTTCTTGCTAGTCGCCAGTAGCTgctgttaaataaaaagtaagaatTGCTTAATTACCTCTTTCAATGCACGTTTGAGTTGATGGAAATCCAACTTCCCAGAAGTTTTCCGGAGTACACGGAGGAATATAGAGAAAGCGATGCCTTGAGCACGCAGAcaacttcttctgcttctcctcctctggtaGATGAGCGTAATACTGTTGGAAATAAACATCATGACAACAGGACCAGTGATAAGAAAATATCAGTATTAGTCAGCTGTaggataaaaaatacaaacttaCTACGTCACATTCCTTGCAGGTGGTGCCCTTTAGTTTTCTTCTCTCATCTTTCTTGCGAATAACAGCCACATGTGCAAATGTTGGACGCCTGAATCCAAAGACAGGAAATGAAGATTGTgggaaatttaatttaatttcgtttatttaacagggacagtgcatggctctcagccgtaccagaattagctactagctaaatttcatctgtagtccctgggcaggaacaaataacatcaatctaacacaaacaaacaagctttTCAAACAGCAATaacaaagtttcacactcttaaaacacaatagaacagaacaacagcaagagtaaagtcacagtattaagacaacacaaaacaatgttaaaatacaacacttaagagattgcaaaatagtgagctaatgtttgagtttatagcTGGTTGGTGCATGATTGAGTGGATTTaagccatgattttattttagatttaaaaccaaTGAATGTGCTGATGTCTCTGATCTCATTTGTCCTTATAATCTTATAACACTGAGCCCCAAAAAGCAATCAGGAGCTTCTGACTGTCGGGACGACGGCGTTGCTTACCCTGGTTTGCGTCCGTTACTTTGGCTCAAAGTGTCTTCATGAGGATCTGCTTCTTGTAGATCAAAACAAGGACATGGAGTTAAGTTTAGATGAGACAGTCAATGTCAAACACAGAAATACTGCTCAAATTACACAATGAGATTTCTTATTTACCTGTGTATCATGCTATTTTGCTTTAATGTAtctgttattattttactttattattatgtattttttttatttatttatatatacatatatataatttggatttttttttgttattaaactttttatttgaagaaaaacaaaacagcacatacatgttgctctacatcttgcaaacatgtcaagtcttttcatcaaaacataaaaagaaagaaatggttttaaaaactaaacaacataatataaataaaatcaaaatcacatccttgcaaaagcattAAAACTCTATCACAATACTCTTACAAAGACATACTTATACCTAAATTGATAGGCAACTTGAAAATCATAATTTGGAATTTTAATCTTATTATAATtgtcgttttttttgttttgtttttaaattgaacacAAGTTTAATTAATACTAGGTTGTCGAATGGTACAGTAATGTTGTTGCAGGGATGGGGGAGgtgatgtttatgtttatattgtatttgtattattgcCGATCATCTATATTTCTGAATATATGTACTTTGTACACTACCTCATATGCATAAACCTCAATAAAAAAgacttggaataaaaaaaaaattacacgaTGACAAACAGTTTCTCCAAATGTTGATGCCTACCATCGTCGTCCTCTtcgtcgtcatcatcatcatcatcatcacagggtTGGCTCTGTTCTAAGTGTGAACCGTTATAAGACTTGTACTCTCCATAAGCCGTGGTGTCAAACATCATGTCCAGACTGTCGTTAGCCTTCTCGCCTGGTCCTAAAGTTGCAAAGTGATAAATCATAAACATGCTCATTTCAGCAGCTATTAACGCTGCACATAAAACCAACATTATCACTTTGTGTTAAACATTTCAGTAAGTAATTCATCTAAAAGCTTATATTCACCAGGCACAGCGTCCCTTCTGTCCTGTTGTCCCCGAGCCTGGAGGACGCTGTGACTGACCCAAGTGATGTCAGTATCTACTAATTCTTCATCacgctcttcttcttcttcttccttttgctaaaatataaaaacaatcttGTGTAAGACATATGGTCAATTCAATATATCCATATGAACATGGCCAAAGATTTCTGACTGAATGTTGTTCAAGTTTCATGACATGAGAAACTGGAAGTCTGTCAGGAAATCattgcagaaacacaaacactggtcACAGGTCAACAAATGACCAAGTTGAATGACCACTTACATACAACATTAAAGAGCTTACTGTATATTGATTCAACATTGAGAGAAGTGAAAGTATATACTGGCAACATATACAGAAATTCACTAAAAAaatgattgtttgcttttactcttcctgtaagtcactttggataaaagcgtctgctaaatgactaaatgtaaatgtacagtacaggccaaaagtttggacacaccttctcattcaatgcgtttttctttatttccatgactatttacattgtagattctcactgaaggcatcaaaactatgaatgaacacatgtggaattatgtacttaacaaaaaagtgtgaaataactgaaaacatgtcttgtattttagattcctcaaagtagccaccctttgcttactagaatataagacatgttttcagttatttcacacttttttgttaagtacataattccacatgtgttcattcatagttttgatgaatttacaatgtaaatagtcatgaaaataaaggaaacgcattgaatgagaaggtgtgtccaaacttttggcctgtactgtatatttataatgCTCTTGAGTTGAGCGTATATGACTCAGTGGTAAAACAAGGAGCAGAAAGCCAGAGACTGTACCTCACTGTCGTACATGGAGAGGGCGAGCGCCGGGTCCATGCTCCACATGGGCTCCACTCGCTGCCTCCTCTCAGCTGGGGAAGAGAGTTATCATGGTCACATTCAATCCCACtgaatatttaaagaaatatacAGAATCCCTGAGAGACAAGTGAGAAATTTAGTTACCCCTTGGGGGTAACtaaattgttttttcttgtgtgtttatgacttaagaGCTGGTGAAACACGTTTACATAGATGATTTTGGGTTACATCCCTGTCTGTCcagattaataatataataatggtTCAAATATGGATGTGGCTGCAAAAAGCTAGGAATTCTAAAAAGTAGATTCTTCACAGGTATCTTTGATGATCGATACATTCACTACAGTTTCAAGTTGGACTTTAGTCTCACTAATTCGGTATCGAATGTGAAATATTGACACAATCTCCCTTCGGTTCCTGAGATATCGTGTTGaataatggcaaaaaaaatgtttttactgaaaaatatgACATTACAAGAAGTTTACCTTTAACTTTTTGGATATTAAGTGTCATCAATCATCGTTTTATCCTCATttattagacattttgtgtgaaattttcTCATAATTAGAGTATGAATTCTGAACTTGTTGCCACAATGTGTTATGTGAGGtcaaaaaacaccaacaagGAGTTTTAAATATGATCCTGGCAgcttaaagtaaattaaaaagatTATCTCCACAAAACCTCTTCTTTTCACCTGTCCTTCAGTCATgatcacaaaataaattattttttacatcagACATAGAAAATGAATCACTTCTCAGGGCTTCTGTAGCTGAACATGtgcaacatttagaaaaaaaaacaacaacaaaaaaaaacgatGTGCATTGCacaggctgtctgacagcacaAACTCTGCAACACTCACCATCTTTTCCTTCATGTGAGACTTTCGGATCCTGCCGgctgtttcctttccttccagCTCCGCCCTTGTTTGCTTCTCCTTTAACTTTTGGCttcttgaatgcaggacttgcaCAGGAAACACTCGTCTGATTTTGTGGTGATCGAACcttaaaatgaaatgtgaaagATTCATATAAAACCATTCGGGGGAATGATTCTATCCTACTCATATTGGTTATAGAGATATGACGGCCTTCTTTATAAGAAGATATCAGAAGTATCTTTaacctttgatgctcaacatggtctaaagtgacccgacagagtttttatattctatatctttgcaataaattattttcctcattcagtatttcaggttttcctcaattagtttgtttttgatcatcatacatcctaattttatgttttcctatttattttttaataaaatccctttttgtgtcactacgcttctaatacacaacatgagtaaaaaatgactcatatccattatttagctaagtagcttgctaagctaactacttagctaacttcttggctaagtatttagctaagtagcttgttaagctaactacttagctgactttttggctaagtagttagctaagtggcttgctaagctaactacttagctgacttattggctaagtagttagctaagtagcttgttaagctaactacttagctaacttattggctaagtatttagctaagtagcttgctaagctaactacttagctgacttattggctaagtatttagctaagtagcctgttaagctaactacttagctaacttattggctaagtatttagctaagtagcttgctaagctaactacttagctaacatcTTGGCtcagtatttagctaagtagcttgttaagctaactacttagctaacttattggctaagtatttagctaagtagcttgctaagctaactacttagctaacttcttggctcagtatttagctaagtagcttgctaagctaactacttagctaacttcttggctaagtatttagctaagtagcttgctaagctaactacttagctgacttattggctaagtagttagctaagtagttagcttagcaagctacttagccaagtagttagcttagcaagcttaaagtagttagctttgtaataatacaaaaatgttttttcttcataaagtatgagaggcaaaatgtaaataataatctgttgttatcaataacaagatatttaaaacaTTCTTGGAATatccaatcataaaataagttgatatcaaaagatagagcacagaaacacacagcagaaattaaataacatgtgaaatgaatgcgggtcatttttgacccatgttgtgcatcaaagggttaaagtggatCAAAGTATGTTCAGACATTGATTCAAGCCATTCTGACTCCTGTCACCTTGCTGTCGTCCTTCTGGAAGCTTTGATTGTTTAAAGTTGTGGAGGTTCGTTTGAACAGTTCAGGTTCTCCGTGTTTATTCTCCTTCTGTTTGTCCGCCCTGTCCTGGACTC harbors:
- the LOC131962483 gene encoding DNA endonuclease RBBP8-like encodes the protein MMFDTTAYGEYKSYNGSHLEQSQPCDDDDDDDDEEDDDEADPHEDTLSQSNGRKPGRPTFAHVAVIRKKDERRKLKGTTCKECDVYYAHLPEEEKQKKLSACSRHRFLYIPPCTPENFWEVGFPSTQTCIERGYIKEEKDPQTRARRRQPFSALFTPKKNHQDS